One Microbacter margulisiae genomic window carries:
- a CDS encoding TonB-dependent receptor: MLFKKIIFIILVTLITIPLFASNSTSIVTSSLTGVVVDKSSGAPLIGVNVYFPDLRKGAITDGNGKYEINNLPAITQSIEISYTGYQTITKDINLRTNRTANFAMTESNSELNEVIVTGVSKATQIKQSPVPIVAVDKVYLNENSASNNIIAEITHIPGISTVTTGPNISKPFIHGLGYNRVVTLLDGIRIEGQQWGDEHGIEVDQNAINHIEVIKGPASLTYGSGAIAGVINLITAPTIPDGRILGSFSNDYGTNNGLINTSFQLQGNNNGLVWGTVLTNKLAKNYENQHDGRVYATGFKEKDARVMIGLNKSWGYSYLNASVFDDIQDIPDGSRDSLTRQFTYQITDADTYRPIVPASMLDSYATPALHQHVQMYNIYDNSSFNIGNNTLLLNLGYQYSHRREYTHPQNPSVPGLNLELHTLNYDLKYNFTPGNNYETTIGLNGMYQDNKLGKNSTDFPIPAYRLFDIGAFVFAKKSFGKVDVSAGGRYDTRVISSSAAYIDTTVTYFPSLYYGQNPTGTPNVIQQFNAFHKTFSGPSGSLGAAYNVSNALLLKANIATGFRAPSIAELSANGADPGSQIYHVGNINFKPEYSIQGDIGAYITLPVVSASAELYDNNIENYIFQEQMTDANGTPERVNANGSLNPNGQYSRFTYTQTKARILGGDFTLDIHPLAWLHFENSLTLTYGTNLGNHGNEPDSLRYLPFIPPLHTYSALRATFSKGFNWFRGMYGYIGLTHFEPQKRFFAAYGTETYTAGYNLLSAGFGGNIVNRKGEKVVELYIEGTNLANVNYQSNMSRLKYFDNPVVPAGIQPGIFNMGRNVSLKVVIPFDLSPKTKVTNKI, from the coding sequence ATGTTATTCAAAAAAATCATCTTCATCATATTAGTAACACTCATTACTATTCCTCTTTTCGCAAGCAACAGTACAAGCATCGTAACCAGTTCGCTGACAGGAGTTGTCGTGGACAAAAGTTCCGGGGCTCCATTAATAGGAGTCAATGTTTATTTTCCTGATTTAAGAAAAGGAGCCATTACCGATGGCAATGGTAAATATGAGATTAACAATCTTCCGGCAATCACCCAAAGTATTGAAATCAGTTACACAGGGTATCAAACGATTACGAAAGACATTAATTTGCGAACCAACCGAACCGCTAATTTTGCTATGACAGAATCGAATTCAGAACTCAATGAAGTAATTGTTACCGGTGTAAGCAAAGCCACTCAAATCAAGCAAAGTCCTGTTCCTATCGTTGCAGTTGATAAAGTCTATCTTAATGAAAATAGCGCTTCAAATAATATTATCGCGGAAATTACTCATATTCCGGGGATAAGCACTGTCACCACAGGGCCCAACATTTCAAAACCGTTTATTCACGGATTAGGATACAACCGGGTGGTTACATTATTGGATGGCATTCGAATCGAAGGGCAGCAATGGGGCGACGAGCATGGCATAGAAGTCGACCAGAATGCCATCAATCATATTGAAGTAATAAAAGGTCCGGCAAGCTTGACATACGGTTCGGGAGCCATTGCAGGCGTTATCAATCTGATTACAGCTCCAACCATTCCGGACGGGAGAATCTTAGGATCTTTCTCAAATGATTATGGCACAAACAATGGACTGATCAATACCTCATTTCAATTACAGGGAAATAACAACGGACTCGTATGGGGAACTGTTCTGACCAATAAATTAGCCAAAAACTATGAAAACCAACATGACGGAAGAGTATACGCCACCGGTTTCAAAGAAAAAGATGCCCGTGTAATGATCGGACTTAATAAATCATGGGGATATTCGTATCTGAACGCTTCTGTATTTGATGATATTCAAGATATTCCAGACGGTAGCCGCGACTCACTCACGCGTCAGTTCACGTATCAGATCACTGATGCAGATACCTATCGGCCTATAGTTCCGGCATCAATGCTGGACTCGTATGCTACGCCAGCATTGCATCAACATGTGCAAATGTATAACATATACGATAATAGCAGCTTTAATATCGGGAACAACACGTTGTTGCTAAATTTGGGTTATCAATACAGCCACAGAAGGGAATATACCCATCCTCAAAATCCATCCGTACCAGGATTAAACTTGGAATTGCATACGCTCAACTATGACTTGAAATATAATTTCACTCCAGGCAACAATTACGAAACCACAATAGGATTAAACGGCATGTATCAGGATAATAAACTCGGAAAGAACAGTACTGATTTTCCGATTCCGGCATACCGCCTATTTGATATCGGAGCATTTGTTTTTGCAAAGAAAAGTTTTGGGAAAGTAGACGTTTCAGCAGGAGGACGTTATGACACGCGTGTCATCAGCTCAAGCGCTGCATATATTGACACAACCGTAACATATTTTCCATCGTTATATTACGGACAAAATCCTACGGGAACGCCAAATGTCATACAACAATTCAATGCATTTCACAAAACATTTTCAGGCCCATCAGGCAGTTTGGGTGCAGCCTATAATGTTTCGAATGCCTTGTTGTTGAAAGCAAATATTGCCACCGGATTTAGGGCACCAAGCATAGCAGAACTATCGGCTAACGGCGCTGATCCGGGATCCCAGATCTATCATGTTGGAAATATTAATTTTAAACCGGAATACAGTATACAAGGAGATATTGGAGCTTACATAACCTTGCCTGTCGTATCAGCCAGTGCCGAATTGTATGATAACAATATTGAAAATTATATTTTCCAGGAACAAATGACTGATGCAAATGGCACTCCGGAAAGAGTCAATGCCAATGGATCTTTAAATCCAAACGGGCAATACAGCCGATTTACCTATACACAAACCAAAGCACGCATTTTAGGGGGTGACTTTACATTAGACATCCATCCATTAGCTTGGTTACATTTCGAGAACTCTCTCACATTGACATACGGAACCAACTTGGGCAATCACGGAAACGAACCGGATAGTCTCCGATATTTACCTTTTATTCCTCCTTTGCACACCTATTCAGCATTACGCGCCACATTTTCAAAAGGATTTAATTGGTTCAGAGGCATGTACGGTTATATCGGATTGACTCATTTTGAACCTCAAAAGCGCTTTTTTGCAGCTTATGGTACTGAAACATATACGGCAGGCTACAACCTTTTAAGCGCTGGATTCGGGGGAAATATTGTAAACAGAAAGGGAGAAAAAGTCGTTGAACTTTATATTGAAGGAACCAATCTTGCCAATGTGAATTATCAATCCAATATGAGCCGCCTAAAATATTTCGACAATCCGGTTGTGCCGGCAGGAATTCAACCAGGGATTTTCAATATGGGACGTAATGTCAGCTTAAAGGTAGTAATACCATTTGATCTGTCGCCAAAAACAAAAGTAACGAACAAAATATAG
- a CDS encoding FeoB-associated Cys-rich membrane protein produces MIQDIIVILVIAIALYFAIKKLIKQMHPKKKGSLCDGCSGCTLKNDLTKHHISCDHMTSIK; encoded by the coding sequence ATGATACAAGATATTATCGTCATTCTTGTTATTGCTATCGCACTATATTTTGCAATAAAGAAACTTATCAAACAGATGCATCCCAAAAAGAAAGGTTCACTCTGTGATGGTTGTTCCGGCTGTACTCTGAAAAATGACCTGACGAAGCATCACATCTCATGTGATCATATGACATCCATAAAATAA
- a CDS encoding alpha-amylase family glycosyl hydrolase, whose translation MSSKMIIYQILPRLFGNTHDRLIHNGDIESNGCGKFQDITSKTLQEIKKLGITHIWYTGIIEHASQTDYSAFGITKDHSAIVKGKAGSPYAIKDYYDVDPDLAVDVTNRMHEFEALIERTHMQDIKVLIDFVPNHVARQYHSDAKPADVFDLGELDNQKLAFDSQNNFYYLPGELFAPQMDLTGDEQSPYVESPAKATGNDQFTSHPTIYDWYETVKLNYGVDYVNGKSKYFDPIPDTWQKMRSILLFWAQKNIDGFRCDMAEMVPVEFWSWVIPQVKAKFPDIVFIAEIYTPSSYRHFIEIGKFDFLYDKVGMYDTLRAITTDFESARDVSVKWQQVSDILPHMLFFLENHDEQRIASRFFAGDPLQAVPAMIIAATLSVSPVMIYFGQELGERGSDVEGFSGDDGRTTIFDYWSMDTVRRWYNKGNCDGALLTEQERDLRNFYQKLLNISQDEKAIAHGEMFDLMYVNYENQMFNVDKQFAYLRKAGDELILICVNFDALCSDILINIPQHAFHYLELPEGTKMNGVDLLSGEQELEQEFSSHTPYSMHLNAFSGKILKMKWAR comes from the coding sequence ATGAGTTCAAAAATGATTATTTATCAGATTTTACCGCGTCTTTTTGGCAATACCCACGATAGACTAATTCACAACGGAGACATCGAATCCAATGGATGTGGAAAGTTTCAGGATATAACGTCAAAAACTCTTCAAGAGATCAAAAAATTGGGGATTACACATATTTGGTATACGGGGATTATAGAACATGCATCGCAAACCGACTATTCCGCATTTGGAATTACAAAAGATCATTCTGCTATTGTTAAGGGGAAGGCGGGTTCGCCGTATGCTATTAAAGATTATTACGATGTAGATCCGGATCTGGCGGTGGATGTTACAAACCGGATGCATGAATTTGAGGCATTAATAGAACGAACGCATATGCAGGATATTAAAGTGTTGATTGATTTTGTCCCGAACCATGTGGCACGCCAATATCATTCAGATGCGAAGCCGGCTGATGTGTTTGATTTGGGTGAGCTTGATAATCAAAAACTTGCATTCGATTCTCAAAATAATTTTTATTATTTGCCGGGTGAATTATTTGCTCCCCAGATGGATTTAACGGGAGATGAACAATCTCCGTATGTGGAATCGCCTGCCAAAGCAACAGGAAATGACCAATTTACGTCACACCCTACAATCTATGATTGGTATGAGACAGTAAAACTGAATTATGGGGTCGATTATGTAAATGGGAAGTCAAAATATTTTGATCCAATTCCTGATACGTGGCAAAAAATGCGATCTATTTTATTGTTTTGGGCACAGAAGAATATTGATGGTTTTCGTTGTGATATGGCAGAAATGGTCCCAGTGGAGTTTTGGTCATGGGTAATTCCTCAAGTAAAAGCTAAGTTTCCTGACATTGTTTTCATTGCTGAAATTTACACTCCTTCGTCATATCGTCATTTTATTGAAATTGGTAAGTTTGATTTCCTTTATGACAAAGTGGGAATGTACGATACATTGCGTGCCATCACAACTGATTTTGAATCGGCGAGAGATGTCAGTGTGAAATGGCAACAGGTAAGTGACATATTGCCTCACATGCTTTTCTTCCTTGAAAATCACGATGAGCAACGGATTGCATCTCGTTTTTTTGCAGGCGATCCTTTACAGGCTGTACCAGCAATGATTATTGCGGCTACATTAAGTGTCTCTCCTGTCATGATTTATTTTGGACAGGAATTAGGAGAGCGTGGATCTGATGTTGAAGGTTTTAGCGGAGATGACGGACGAACAACTATTTTCGATTATTGGAGCATGGATACTGTTCGCCGATGGTATAATAAAGGAAATTGTGACGGAGCGCTATTGACAGAACAAGAACGTGATTTACGAAATTTCTATCAGAAATTACTGAATATCTCACAGGATGAGAAAGCTATTGCTCATGGCGAAATGTTTGACCTTATGTATGTCAATTATGAAAATCAGATGTTTAATGTTGATAAACAATTTGCTTATTTGCGAAAAGCGGGTGATGAGCTTATTTTGATATGCGTAAATTTCGATGCTTTGTGTTCCGATATACTGATAAATATTCCACAACATGCGTTTCATTACTTGGAACTGCCTGAAGGTACAAAAATGAATGGTGTTGATTTGCTTTCTGGAGAACAAGAGTTAGAGCAGGAATTCAGTTCGCATACGCCTTATTCTATGCATTTGAATGCATTTTCAGGGAAGATTCTAAAAATGAAATGGGCAAGATAA
- the feoB gene encoding ferrous iron transport protein B, with amino-acid sequence MTTNIRTTPLSELSTGEEGIIIKVLGHGAFRKRITEMGFVKGKKVTVIKNAPLQDPVEYEILGYKVSLRRTEAALVQMAAIEEAGNLTEASFAGTIDEERLKISAHEKSLNINVALVGNPNCGKTTLFNHASGSHEHVGNYSGVTVDAKEAFMKHRGYTFQWIDLPGTYSITEYSPEELYVRNYITDKMPDIVVNVVDASNLERNLFLTTQLIDMNIKVVIALNMFDELEKKNIQFDYESLGRMVGIPIIPTIASKGKGIDELLDKLIDVYEDRDPNVRHVHINYGTDIEAAIKLIQNEIWKNPSITDKLSSRYLAIKLLEQDKTTMNQLTASCQNVQQIKLVTATAIQRLEKEYGENSETIITDAKYGFIDGALKETYQENIKDKRKNKHELDDVLTHRFWGFPIFIFFMWLMFQATFTLGSYPMVWIGDGVAWISQMVSNLLAPGPLHDLVVDGVIAGIGSVIVFLPNILILFLFISIMEDTGYMARASFIMDKLMHKIGLHGKSFIPLLMGFGCNVPAIMATRTLENRKNRILTMMIIPFMSCSARLPVYVLLISAFFAAYQGLVLFSIYFTGVLLAILVALVMKKIVFKKQEAPFVMELPPYRMPTIKSTTVHMWFKAKQYLHKMGSVILVASVLLWALGYFPRHSSKDQFYAQQIAKIEANSQLSQHTKTNEIENLSLDKESAQQENSYIGRLGHAIEPIMAPLGFDWKMSVSLISGFAAKEIVVSSMGILYQAGSHADEHSQTLKNQLIKEKYQSGPLIGKAVFTPAATIAFLLFVLIYFPCIATIAAINREAGWRWATFAATFTTVLAWVVALLAYQIGSLFS; translated from the coding sequence ATGACAACAAATATCAGAACCACCCCTTTATCGGAATTGAGTACCGGAGAAGAAGGTATCATCATCAAAGTCCTGGGACACGGTGCTTTCAGAAAGCGAATTACGGAAATGGGATTTGTTAAAGGGAAAAAAGTAACTGTCATAAAAAATGCGCCCCTTCAAGATCCGGTTGAATATGAGATTTTAGGATACAAAGTATCGCTTCGACGCACAGAAGCAGCATTAGTACAAATGGCCGCGATAGAAGAAGCTGGAAATCTTACAGAGGCTTCTTTTGCAGGCACGATCGACGAAGAACGCTTAAAAATATCAGCACACGAAAAAAGTTTAAATATCAACGTAGCACTGGTCGGGAATCCGAATTGTGGAAAAACCACACTATTTAATCATGCTTCGGGATCGCACGAACATGTGGGGAATTATAGCGGTGTAACAGTTGATGCCAAAGAAGCCTTCATGAAACATCGGGGATACACGTTTCAATGGATTGATCTGCCAGGCACTTATTCCATCACCGAATATTCACCCGAAGAACTTTATGTGCGTAACTACATAACCGATAAAATGCCTGACATTGTGGTTAATGTAGTAGATGCTTCGAATCTGGAACGAAATTTATTTTTGACAACACAGTTAATCGATATGAACATTAAGGTTGTCATTGCCCTGAACATGTTTGATGAACTGGAAAAAAAGAATATTCAATTTGATTATGAATCACTTGGAAGGATGGTAGGAATTCCTATCATACCCACTATTGCATCGAAAGGAAAAGGGATTGACGAATTATTGGATAAATTAATTGATGTATATGAAGACCGAGATCCGAATGTTCGCCACGTCCACATCAATTACGGCACTGACATTGAAGCTGCCATCAAGTTGATTCAAAATGAAATATGGAAAAATCCATCCATTACGGATAAACTATCATCGCGTTATCTTGCCATCAAACTTCTGGAACAGGATAAAACAACGATGAATCAACTTACGGCAAGTTGTCAAAACGTTCAGCAAATCAAACTGGTTACTGCAACAGCCATTCAACGGTTAGAAAAAGAGTACGGAGAAAACTCCGAAACTATTATCACCGATGCAAAATATGGTTTCATAGACGGAGCGTTAAAAGAGACATATCAAGAAAATATCAAAGATAAGCGCAAAAACAAACATGAACTGGATGATGTATTAACTCATCGGTTTTGGGGATTTCCCATTTTCATTTTTTTCATGTGGCTCATGTTTCAGGCAACTTTTACATTGGGAAGCTATCCGATGGTATGGATAGGAGACGGCGTTGCATGGATCAGTCAGATGGTTAGTAATTTGCTTGCGCCAGGTCCATTGCACGATTTAGTGGTTGACGGAGTAATTGCAGGTATAGGAAGCGTCATTGTGTTTTTACCCAATATATTGATTCTTTTCTTGTTCATTTCCATTATGGAAGATACGGGATATATGGCCCGGGCCTCTTTTATCATGGACAAACTGATGCACAAAATTGGACTACATGGCAAGTCTTTTATTCCACTGCTAATGGGATTTGGTTGTAATGTCCCTGCCATTATGGCAACACGTACATTGGAAAACCGCAAAAACAGAATTCTCACCATGATGATTATCCCATTCATGTCTTGCAGTGCTCGATTACCGGTATATGTATTGCTAATATCTGCATTCTTTGCTGCTTATCAAGGGCTTGTCTTGTTTTCTATTTACTTTACAGGAGTGTTGTTAGCAATTTTAGTCGCTTTGGTAATGAAAAAAATCGTTTTCAAAAAACAAGAAGCTCCATTTGTTATGGAACTTCCACCCTATCGTATGCCTACAATTAAAAGTACCACTGTTCACATGTGGTTTAAAGCCAAACAATATCTTCATAAAATGGGGAGTGTGATTTTGGTAGCATCTGTTTTGCTCTGGGCATTGGGATATTTTCCACGACACAGCAGTAAGGATCAATTTTACGCACAGCAAATAGCCAAAATAGAAGCCAATTCCCAGCTTTCTCAACACACAAAAACCAATGAAATAGAGAATCTTTCGCTTGACAAAGAATCAGCTCAACAAGAAAATTCTTACATCGGGCGATTGGGTCATGCAATAGAACCAATTATGGCACCTTTAGGATTCGACTGGAAAATGAGTGTCAGTCTAATTTCCGGCTTTGCAGCAAAAGAAATTGTTGTCAGTTCAATGGGAATTCTCTATCAGGCAGGTTCTCATGCTGACGAACATTCTCAAACCCTAAAAAACCAATTAATTAAAGAAAAATATCAAAGTGGGCCTCTGATTGGGAAAGCTGTTTTCACGCCCGCTGCAACCATTGCGTTTCTTCTCTTTGTTTTAATCTATTTTCCTTGCATTGCCACTATAGCAGCCATTAACCGGGAAGCCGGATGGCGCTGGGCTACATTCGCTGCGACATTTACCACAGTGTTGGCCTGGGTAGTAGCATTGCTTGCATATCAGATCGGCAGTTTGTTTTCATAA
- a CDS encoding TonB-dependent receptor plug domain-containing protein: MKNITTKTPNTDQRRKINVLALLFFCFIANGYAQSTTKEDPLQAKYPATLLYDSLREVKITAYRTMNGVGRIKDVNKQVIYAGKKTEVVVLDSLDANKAINTTRQIIGRIPGLNIAETESDGFTANGVGFRGLNPYQSIETNTRQNGYNISADVFGYNEAYYLPPMEAVKDIIFLRGASSLAFGPQIGGMIDYELKDGGPGPINITTSQTMGSYGMYNSFTSVGGHV; this comes from the coding sequence ATGAAAAATATAACAACAAAAACACCTAATACTGATCAGAGAAGAAAGATAAACGTGTTGGCGCTATTATTCTTTTGTTTTATAGCCAATGGGTATGCCCAATCAACTACGAAAGAGGATCCTTTGCAGGCAAAATATCCTGCAACACTTCTTTATGATTCATTGCGGGAGGTAAAGATCACTGCTTACAGAACGATGAACGGTGTGGGCCGGATAAAAGATGTCAACAAGCAGGTAATTTATGCTGGGAAGAAGACGGAAGTGGTTGTACTTGATAGTTTGGATGCCAATAAAGCCATTAATACTACCCGGCAGATCATAGGCCGTATTCCGGGATTAAATATTGCTGAAACAGAAAGCGACGGTTTTACGGCCAATGGCGTTGGCTTTCGCGGACTGAACCCTTACCAGAGTATTGAAACCAACACCCGGCAAAACGGTTATAATATTTCTGCCGATGTTTTTGGTTATAATGAAGCCTATTATCTTCCCCCGATGGAAGCAGTAAAGGATATCATATTTTTACGTGGCGCATCCTCTCTCGCCTTTGGACCACAAATTGGCGGCATGATTGATTATGAGCTTAAAGACGGCGGCCCAGGGCCCATTAATATTACAACATCTCAAACTATGGGGAGCTATGGTATGTACAACAGTTTCACTTCTGTGGGGGGGCACGTATAA
- the ispF gene encoding 2-C-methyl-D-erythritol 2,4-cyclodiphosphate synthase: MKIRVGMGFDVHRFAIGRELWLGGIRIAHPIGLLGHSDADVLIHAICDALLGAANARDIGFHFPDSDKKYEGIDSKILLSKTMQIVRDKNFEVSNIDCTICAEHPKLQGYIPEITGKLAEIIGVSEDDISVKATTTEKLGFIGRNEGIATYAVALLYQTGKE, from the coding sequence ATGAAAATTCGAGTTGGTATGGGCTTTGATGTCCATCGTTTTGCAATAGGACGTGAATTATGGTTGGGAGGCATACGGATTGCTCATCCAATTGGCTTGTTGGGACATTCGGATGCAGATGTACTCATTCATGCCATTTGTGATGCATTGCTTGGAGCCGCCAATGCACGTGATATCGGGTTTCATTTCCCCGATAGTGACAAAAAGTATGAAGGTATCGACAGCAAAATTTTGCTGAGCAAAACCATGCAAATTGTTCGGGACAAAAACTTCGAGGTCAGCAACATCGATTGTACTATTTGTGCCGAACATCCAAAATTACAAGGATATATCCCTGAAATAACCGGGAAATTAGCAGAAATTATAGGTGTTTCAGAAGATGATATTTCGGTAAAAGCCACAACCACCGAGAAACTTGGATTCATTGGCAGAAATGAAGGAATTGCCACATATGCTGTGGCATTACTTTATCAAACCGGGAAAGAATAG
- a CDS encoding TonB-dependent receptor family protein, with the protein MGIEYSALRNTIRMPGGLTDAMFKENPKQSIRARNWLQSPWNIIEAHASYTFNKNTSISLKSAYNHSERDLVWRNEDDWPIKDTITPSLSYVPREVEHEYFRSIANELRFVTGYDIGKQYQTLSLGLRYSYNTKHNLHGADGTTGSDLDYTTTSPWGGNMYYYTTNIAAYAENLFRIGRRFSVSPGLRFEYLSTMANGYDENTAGDSTDPFVYANKERRTRKILLSGISLEYKISETTNIYANGNQSYQPITYDQLTPFGSIAKIDPNMKDPKANNINIGYRGVIKHALNFDVGAFYMSYKNEIGIINKSTVTTNYEYRTNTGNSVHKGIETYVEVNILGGIIPSLKAGRLGMYNSYAYIDARYVSGPYKGNDVEYAPKNIERVGLDYSIKHFSMNLQYSYTSSSYSDAANTVFAANALTGIIPAYYVVDLSSSYNINQKLKLKFGVNNLTDEKYFTLRTDEYPGPGIIPSIGRMLYAGLSATL; encoded by the coding sequence ATGGGCATTGAATATTCTGCGTTGCGAAACACCATTCGTATGCCGGGAGGTCTGACAGACGCTATGTTCAAGGAAAACCCAAAACAATCTATACGGGCCCGCAACTGGTTGCAAAGTCCCTGGAATATTATCGAAGCGCATGCAAGTTATACGTTTAACAAGAATACTTCCATAAGCTTAAAATCTGCCTATAATCATAGTGAACGGGACCTGGTTTGGAGAAATGAAGATGACTGGCCGATAAAGGATACCATCACTCCTTCCCTTTCTTATGTTCCGCGCGAGGTAGAACACGAATACTTCAGAAGTATAGCCAATGAATTACGTTTTGTTACAGGATATGATATAGGGAAACAGTACCAGACCCTTTCCCTTGGATTACGGTATTCATATAACACCAAACACAATCTTCACGGAGCGGACGGTACTACAGGAAGTGATTTAGATTACACAACTACTTCTCCCTGGGGCGGCAATATGTATTATTACACTACCAATATAGCAGCCTATGCTGAAAATCTCTTTAGAATCGGACGAAGATTTTCTGTCAGCCCAGGCCTGCGATTTGAGTACCTGAGTACTATGGCCAACGGCTATGATGAAAATACCGCAGGAGATAGTACTGACCCTTTTGTTTACGCAAACAAGGAGAGACGTACCCGCAAAATTTTGTTGAGCGGTATTAGCCTGGAGTATAAAATCTCTGAAACTACAAATATTTATGCAAATGGCAATCAAAGCTACCAGCCCATCACTTATGATCAATTAACTCCATTCGGGAGCATTGCCAAAATAGATCCAAATATGAAAGATCCCAAGGCGAACAATATCAACATCGGTTACAGGGGAGTAATTAAACATGCTTTGAACTTCGATGTGGGCGCTTTTTATATGAGCTATAAAAATGAGATCGGCATCATTAATAAATCAACAGTTACAACAAATTATGAGTACAGAACCAATACCGGCAATTCTGTGCACAAGGGGATCGAAACGTATGTTGAAGTAAATATTCTTGGAGGGATTATTCCCAGCTTGAAAGCAGGAAGGTTGGGCATGTATAATTCTTATGCCTACATAGATGCCCGCTATGTTTCGGGGCCATATAAAGGCAATGATGTGGAATATGCCCCTAAGAATATTGAGCGGGTTGGGCTGGATTACAGTATCAAGCACTTCTCCATGAACCTGCAATATTCCTATACTTCGTCTTCCTATAGCGATGCAGCCAATACAGTTTTTGCTGCCAATGCTTTAACAGGTATTATCCCGGCGTATTACGTTGTTGATCTATCGTCTTCTTATAATATAAATCAGAAACTTAAACTAAAGTTTGGAGTCAACAATTTAACGGATGAAAAGTACTTTACCCTTCGAACTGATGAATACCCCGGGCCGGGTATTATACCTTCAATAGGGAGAATGTTGTATGCCGGCTTATCTGCAACACTTTGA